Proteins co-encoded in one Thermomicrobiales bacterium genomic window:
- a CDS encoding ubiquinone/menaquinone biosynthesis methyltransferase, with amino-acid sequence MPTPTHHPSHVPPLEDKAIYVQSMFARIAGRYDLLNDLMTAGRHRYWKRVAARAAEPAGAVALDLGAGTGDIARQLVHLGAREVVAVDFVPEMLAPAVERATREGVTNLRFAVADALALPFADESFDCVTSGFLVRNVTDQEQAFREMCRVLRPGGRVVCLEASRRDGLVGYLLSVGFGVVARLLGQIIARDKDAYAYLPDSAAAFASPAELAETMRRAGFVEIQYRTFGLGLIAIHRARRPDVGRDSSRLTS; translated from the coding sequence ATGCCGACGCCCACGCACCATCCGTCCCACGTCCCGCCTCTCGAGGACAAGGCGATCTATGTCCAGTCGATGTTCGCCCGGATCGCCGGCCGCTACGATCTGTTGAACGACCTGATGACGGCCGGCAGGCATCGCTACTGGAAACGGGTGGCGGCCCGCGCAGCCGAGCCGGCCGGCGCAGTTGCGCTCGATCTCGGGGCTGGCACCGGCGATATTGCCCGCCAGCTCGTTCATCTCGGCGCTCGCGAGGTCGTCGCCGTCGACTTCGTGCCGGAGATGCTCGCTCCCGCCGTCGAGCGAGCGACTCGCGAGGGTGTCACGAACCTGCGCTTCGCCGTCGCCGACGCACTGGCGCTGCCATTCGCCGACGAGTCGTTCGACTGTGTGACCAGCGGATTTCTCGTGCGCAACGTCACTGACCAGGAGCAGGCGTTTCGGGAGATGTGCCGGGTACTGCGCCCCGGGGGCCGCGTCGTCTGCCTGGAGGCGTCGCGCCGCGACGGCCTCGTCGGATACCTGCTCAGCGTCGGGTTTGGTGTCGTCGCGCGCCTGCTCGGCCAGATCATTGCCCGTGACAAGGACGCCTACGCCTACCTGCCGGACTCCGCCGCGGCATTCGCGAGTCCCGCGGAACTGGCGGAGACGATGCGACGGGCAGGGTTCGTCGAGATCCAGTACCGCACATTCGGCCTCGGCCTGATCGCCATCCATCGCGCACGCCGGCCGGACGTGGGGAGAGATTCTTCGCGCTTGACATCGTAG
- a CDS encoding class I SAM-dependent methyltransferase — MSNEILREQQTYYNERSGEYDEWWLRKGRYDRGEAENAIWFGEQGEVRAAFAELPWGGDVVELAGGTGIWTLWLAPRVRRLTVLDGSLEMIAINSTRMRAEGHIGRVEYRQLDLFDWAPERQYDGIFVGYFLSHVPAATYDRFLAKIGAALKPGGLFAMIDGRREERSSSPDQPPPPPETEVMTRRLNSGQTYQIIKRYDDPSPFTSALDQVGIDADVRTTATHFIYATGRKR; from the coding sequence ATGTCGAATGAGATTCTGCGCGAACAGCAGACCTACTACAACGAGCGATCGGGTGAGTACGACGAGTGGTGGCTGCGCAAGGGTCGCTATGACCGCGGCGAGGCCGAGAACGCCATCTGGTTCGGAGAGCAGGGGGAAGTCCGTGCCGCATTCGCCGAATTGCCCTGGGGCGGCGATGTCGTCGAGCTGGCCGGCGGCACCGGCATCTGGACTCTCTGGCTAGCGCCGCGCGTCCGTCGGTTGACTGTGCTGGACGGCTCGCTGGAAATGATCGCCATCAATTCGACTCGAATGCGGGCCGAAGGGCATATCGGTCGTGTCGAGTATCGCCAGCTCGATCTGTTCGATTGGGCGCCCGAGCGGCAGTACGACGGCATCTTCGTCGGCTATTTTCTCTCGCACGTCCCGGCTGCGACCTATGATCGGTTTCTCGCGAAGATCGGCGCGGCGCTGAAGCCGGGCGGGCTGTTCGCGATGATCGACGGCCGGCGCGAGGAGCGATCGTCGTCGCCCGACCAACCACCGCCGCCGCCCGAAACCGAAGTCATGACTCGCCGGCTCAATAGCGGCCAGACCTACCAGATCATCAAGCGCTACGACGACCCGAGTCCGTTCACCTCCGCGCTCGACCAGGTTGGCATCGACGCCGATGTCCGGACGACCGCAACGCACTTCATCTACGCGACAGGGCGCAAGCGCTAG
- a CDS encoding metal-sensitive transcriptional regulator: MPSIDRLDADIREDMIQRLKRIEGQARGIQKMIDEGRDCSDVMTQISAMRSASHSLSTELLEEFALHCLRNPDEYPSPEKAVAQMVSMVSRLTR; encoded by the coding sequence ATGCCATCGATCGATCGGCTCGACGCCGACATACGCGAAGACATGATCCAGCGCCTCAAGCGGATCGAGGGGCAGGCGCGTGGCATTCAGAAGATGATCGACGAAGGCCGCGACTGCAGCGATGTGATGACGCAAATCAGCGCGATGCGCTCTGCCAGCCACTCGCTCTCGACCGAACTGCTCGAAGAGTTTGCCCTGCACTGCCTGCGCAACCCGGACGAGTACCCTTCGCCGGAGAAGGCGGTAGCTCAGATGGTCAGCATGGTCTCGCGGCTGACCCGCTAA
- a CDS encoding 1,4-dihydroxy-2-naphthoate polyprenyltransferase gives MRQHIANWFPLIRPFTLTAGAVPVLVGSALAAWEGVFFVDRFLAMLVCSVLIQAATNMLNEYEDFHRGLDTHESVGNSGSIVLGHLTDKAVLRGALVTLGLALLSGLYLVVTVSPWLLAVGAVAVLGAFLYSGGPKAIAWTPFGEAQVFVLMGLLLVGLGYYVQMETITGAVIVAALPVSFLVAAILLGNNIRDMVGDAAKGRRTLVIVAGRQVGIRVLAALLGGAYVVIAAAVVARVVPWTALIALLSLPLAPGIIRRFQSTAVPAALHPAVKGIARLHLVLGTLYAAGIALAILR, from the coding sequence GTGCGTCAACATATCGCCAACTGGTTTCCGCTGATCCGGCCATTCACGTTGACGGCCGGGGCCGTTCCGGTGCTGGTCGGTTCGGCGCTGGCTGCCTGGGAGGGCGTGTTCTTCGTGGACCGTTTCCTCGCCATGCTCGTCTGCTCGGTGCTGATCCAGGCCGCTACGAATATGCTCAACGAGTATGAGGATTTCCATCGTGGGCTGGACACGCACGAATCGGTCGGCAATTCCGGCAGCATCGTCCTTGGCCATCTGACCGACAAGGCCGTCCTGCGCGGGGCGTTGGTGACGTTGGGGCTGGCGCTCCTGTCGGGACTCTACCTGGTTGTGACCGTCTCGCCCTGGCTACTCGCCGTCGGCGCGGTGGCAGTGCTGGGCGCGTTCCTCTACTCCGGCGGGCCGAAGGCGATCGCCTGGACACCGTTCGGCGAGGCGCAGGTGTTCGTTCTGATGGGTCTGCTGCTGGTTGGGCTTGGCTATTATGTTCAGATGGAGACGATCACCGGAGCTGTCATCGTCGCTGCGCTGCCAGTCTCGTTCCTCGTCGCGGCAATTCTGCTGGGCAACAACATTCGTGACATGGTCGGCGACGCGGCGAAAGGGCGACGGACGCTGGTCATCGTCGCCGGCCGGCAGGTGGGGATTCGTGTGCTGGCGGCGTTGCTTGGCGGCGCGTATGTCGTCATCGCCGCGGCCGTCGTCGCGCGCGTCGTGCCGTGGACAGCGCTCATCGCGTTGCTGTCGCTGCCACTGGCCCCGGGTATCATCCGTCGCTTCCAGTCGACAGCTGTGCCGGCGGCGCTCCACCCGGCGGTCAAAGGGATCGCCCGGTTGCACCTCGTCCTCGGAACCCTCTACGCCGCTGGCATCGCCCTGGCGATCCTCCGGTAG